From Sediminispirochaeta bajacaliforniensis DSM 16054:
CCGAAGGAGCAAAAAGGGTATGGGAAACGATCATCCCCTTCAGTATAGCCGAAGGGGATGATCGATACAATCGCGTTATTCGCGGATCTTTTTCAACGCTGCAACCGCCGCGTCATAATCGGGATGATCGTGGTTTTCTTTTACAAGTTCGATATAACGGATGGTATCGGCCTTATCCACAATAAAAATGGAACGGTTGAGGAGCCTCAGCTCTTCGATGAGCACGCCGTAGGCCGTACCGAAGTCTGCATCCTTATGATCCGAAAGGGTAACGACCCGGTCGACGCCGGCTGCTCCGCACCAACGCTTCTGTGCGAAGGGCAGGTCCATACTGATGGTAAGAATCACCACATCGTCGCCGAGGGAGGATGCCATTTCGTTGAATTTCCTGGTCTGCCTGTCGCAGACTCCGGTGTCCAGGGATGGAACGACGCTGATGAGCTTATACTTGCCCTCGTAGTCCTCAAGACTTTTAGGCATCAGATCGGTATCGAGGACAGTGAAATCGGGGGCTTTGTCCCCAACAGAAGGTTCCGGTCCCAGAAGGGTGATACTGTTTCCGCCCATTTTCGTCACTTGACGCTTTTCCATCATTTACTCCTTATATAACATCATATAAAATCGCTGTTCTAAGCCTGGATGGTCCACCCATCCACCCCTCGTGCGGCCTCCATAACCGCTTCGGAGAGGGTTGGGTGGGCATGCACCGTGTTTGCAATATCTTCGGGCAAGAGCTCCGCCGATCGTGCAAGCAACAATTCATGGATTAGCTCGGTTGCATGGTCACCCACTATTCTTCCGCCGA
This genomic window contains:
- the tpx gene encoding thiol peroxidase, which encodes MEKRQVTKMGGNSITLLGPEPSVGDKAPDFTVLDTDLMPKSLEDYEGKYKLISVVPSLDTGVCDRQTRKFNEMASSLGDDVVILTISMDLPFAQKRWCGAAGVDRVVTLSDHKDADFGTAYGVLIEELRLLNRSIFIVDKADTIRYIELVKENHDHPDYDAAVAALKKIRE